The sequence below is a genomic window from Gammaproteobacteria bacterium.
CGAGTAAATAAAACTATGCTGCTAACAGTTGCTGCGCTTGGGTTATGTGAAAAAGAACAAGGGGCGCTGCGTGCCGCACTTGATGTTGCCGCTGGCCTGGAGATTGGTCGCTGGCAGTTAGCTCATCATTCACAGCCTGCGTCGGTTATTTTTGTTAATGTCGATACACCGGTCGCGAATGAGTGGATTAATGAAATAGTGGCGATAGACTCTTCGGCTATTTTCATCCAATGTTCAAGCGAAGAGTTGAAGGACTCTTCAGTTTGCTACCACACCACCCTGCCTCTCAGTTATCGGGCGGTGGTCACTTTGCTTCAAGGGTTTGAAGGCCAGCTTCACTTGGTTAAACGTCCAGATGGAGCGTCTCCGATCACGGTCGAAGCGTTGGCTGCTATCGCGCGACGCATTCCGTATGAAAAGCCTGCTGTATTGGATATGTCGCAAGATGAACCGGTTGCGCAAGTAAAAGTTGATTCAATGGTTGAGGAGCTGGAGGGTGGCTTGGTCGATCCCCCTGTGCTCGATGATGTTTATATCGCAGATGAGTCAGCGGTGTTGCCTGAAAAGGACTCGACTGAAACACTCGTGGTTGAAGCCGTTGAAGCCGTTGAAGCCGTTGAAGCTGTTGAAGCTGTTGAAGCTGTTGAAGCTGTTGAAGCCGTTGAAGCTGTTGAAGCCGTGGAAACAGTTGAAACAGTTGAAACAGTTGAAACAGTTGAAACAGTTGAAACAGTTGAAAATACCGATGTTTTAGAGCCTGAAGAGCTTCTCACCCCTTCCACTGAAAGGCCCTCTTTTCATCGCCCCCCTCTTCGTCAGCATACTTACCTGCCTCGCGGCGGCCTGTTTGATGAGCAGCAAAAGCCTCGGCGTGAGAAGCCCGCGATGGAGATGATGCAGATGCTTAACCGCCCTGCCATGCGCTTCTATCAATATACTCGACTCCTCGGGCTGTTGCATTCAATTGTTGATAAAAATCAGTCTGTTGTGGTTACTCATTTGAGGCTTCCCGCACTGGTTATTTCGCCGGAGAGGGGGGTGTTCGGTTCCATTGATCCTTTGGATCGAGAGGTGGAGCTATTTTCCATGGCGGCTTATAAGTTTAAGGTACAAGAGGTTTCATCGGCTGATCTTGATGATGTGATGGCCGGTTGTATTGTTCAGCCATTATGGGCACTGTTTTACACGGCGGCACTCTTTGGCTCTGAAGGGCGCTTAATGGAGGCTCTGGCACCAAATGATCTGCTTCATTTGAAGCGTATGCCGGACTTTAAACGGGTGCCCCACTGCATGGAGCACATGAAGCTTGCAAAGTATCTGGTTTCACACAACATCGATATTATTGGTTTGGCTCAAATGACCTCTGTGCCACTACCGATGGTGATCAATTTTTGTAACGCATGTGAAGAGGCTGAGCTGATAAAGCGACGCTCTGCTCTGCGAAAAGTACCTGAAAAAGCGCTGGCTAGTCGGCCTAAAAAAGGGGTTGTGACCGCTTTTCCCTCACCCGCACATCATAAAAAAACCAAGTTTAAACATAAAGTGGGTACTTCATTTTGTCTGGAGCGAGATGGCGACAGCTTAAGAACTGTGGATGATAGTCGTTATAAACAAACAACAGAACCAAGTAACAACAACGGGGATGCATAATGAGTAAGCAAGATGAGCTAAATAAAATAACCAAAGAGCTGCGGATGAATGTACCGGATATCTCAGGCGTGATGATTGCCAGTGATGAGGGTCTCTCAATCGCCACTGACTTTGCTGAAGAGGATGCCGTGCGCGTGGCTGCTGTGAGTGCGGCCGCATCGGGCTTGGGGAACAGGATTTCACAAAATGCCACTTTGGGTGAGCCAGAAGAGGTGATGGTAAAAGGGCGTGATGGCCTTCTGCTTATCTATCTTGCAGGAGATAACAGTGTTTTGGCAGTGCGTGCGCCATCACGAGGTAACCTAGGGCTTGTTCGGCTTGAGGCTAGCTCGGCGGCACAGGAAGTACGTAAGGTTTTGGGCTAATCACAACAAAAGTGACGGGACAATATAATCATGACAAATGAAATTATCGAGCAGATACCCGAGTGCGTTCGTTTTAATGATGAGGATGCTCAAGCATTAATTCGCAATAAGGATGTGCTGCTGACACTTGAGGATGGCCTTGTGGATGGGTTTTATAACGCAGTCTACTCTTACAGTGTGACGCGTGCAGTTTTTACTGATAATGAGCGAGCAGCTCGCGAGCAGACCTTGAGAGACTGGTATAGGCGCACTTTGAATGGCCCTTTTGATGATGCATACTGGCAGTGGCAGACATTTGTTGGCTTGGTGCATATTAAGCGTAAAGTGAATAATGCGATGGTCTCCGGTATGTGGGGTTGGATTTTGACCTACCTCAGTTCAAATGCACTTGAGCATTTGGGTGAGAATGAAGCAAAAGCGGTGATTAAGGCGCTGCATTCGTTACAGGCTGCTGTTATGGCTTTAATATCAGAAAGCTACCAACGTAATATGTTTGTCGCTGTGGATAAAGCATCCGGTATCAAAGAGGCGTTGTTAATGCGCTTGGTTAATATCGAGATTGATGGCATGTTGGACGATGCCCGTTCAAACGGTACCGGATAACTGATTTGTATGGAGTATTATCAGTTAGTAACACAATCGGCGAAAGGAGCAGCGTTAGCCGTTAATGGTCTTTCGGGTGGAGAGGCGAGCTTGCTACCTGATAGTAAGGGGCTTCACCCAAAACTCTCTGCAGCAGTATCCAATGATGCATATGCTGAGCACCTACAGCGACGCATTGAGCGTAACCCACGAGACCTTCGTTCACATACACAGCGTGTTTTGATGCGATTTTCTCGAGGGGATGCTTTTGCAATATTCAGTGCACTGGCTGATCTTTTCATTGTGCTGGGTGATCGGGGCTATGACCTTCGGCATTCGCTACTCACTCATGTGTCGGAAAAGCTTCAGGCAGATCAGTTACAGTTTTTGATGCAACGATTACAAACCGGCTTGCGTGCAGATGAGCAGCTGCCGGATGGTAGTTACTCTCGGTTATCACAAGGTGGGGTTGAAAATTACCCCTTGGTCTCTCAGGCGGGCATTGCTTGTCAGCAGGGTGACGGTGTCGTGCTGGTTCAGCACTACATCGATGCAGGCAATATTGAGCAGGCATGTGGTCTGTTAGAGCAGCGTGTTGATGCGGACCCGGGTGATCAGAGTGCATGCGAAAAACTATTGGCACTCTATCGTGAGCATCAACTGGTCAATGCCTTTCAGGCTAGTTATTATCGCTTTTCAGGGCGCTCATTGGCGGTTCCAACGTCTTGGCAGGCGCTTGATGAGTATTTTAAAAACAGATCTTAATATTACAAGGAAGCACATTTGTCTGATTATCAATTGGCGGATGACCTCTATTTATACCCTACGCCGGCCGGTGCTTTTCATGCCGTCTCCAGTGCAGAAGATGATCATACCCGTGACCTTTTACGTCACATTCTAAGTTTCCAATCCTGCCCAAAGGCGGAGATAAACAAACTCTGTGAATGGTTGCGGGTGGATGATGAGCAGCAGGCGCTCGCCCTATTGCATCAGGCACAAACCATGTCATGGGTTCATGGCCTCAAGGAAGCGAAGGAGATACATGATGCGGGCATTGGGCAGGAGATGGCGGCACTCATTCCGCAGCTTTCATCAATAGGTAAAGGGTTGCTAGTGGATGATAATGGCTTCTCATTGGCACGCAGCGGGGTCGACGATCCCACCGCAGAGGCGTTGTCAGCATTGACGGCTGACCTGTTATCTGTGCAGGATCGTCATGCAAAAAGGATGGAGAAATGCTTGGGTGTCACCACTCAGGCATGGGGCGCTATTGATGCCTTTGGTGCCAGTCGCATTGGTGTTTGGCCGCTTTATGTTGGGGATTATCGCTTTTCACTGGTGCTGCTGGGTGTGCCACAACTGAATCGCCAAGAGTTTGTTGCCCTGGTCTGGAGCTTAATGAAACGCTATGGCGGGGAGAGTAAAGAGCGTTAGCTGCTGGGATAGTGTCATGGATTGCGTATACATTGACTAAAAAGCCCCTGCCAATAAATGGCAGGGGCTTTTTTGTGAGAAAGAAGTGGCTACTGGCTGGAGAGGTACTCGGCCACGGCATCGATACTCTCTTCTGAAACGGAGGGTAAAATAAGGTTCATCATGTAACCTTCATTGCTGGTGCGTTTACTGGTTCGGAAATCATACAGCGCCTTCACAATATAGCGTTTGCTCTGCCCTACAACCATGGGTGATGTGGCACCTTCGGTAGGTGCCTCTCCCATGCCGTCACTGCCGTGACACATGCTACAATTATAAGAACTAAAATAGACTTTTTTGCCTGCTTCAATCAGCGATTTATTGGAGCTTCTGTAGCGTGCCCGGGGTAGAGAGCCGTAATAGGCGGCAACATTTTCGATATCCTGTGGGTTGTTAAGTAAATTAGCGAGACCATGCATCAGGCTGTCTCCTTGTCGAGCATCACGAAATGAATTGACTCGCTTGACAATGTAGTCAGGGAGCTGCCCTGCCAGATTAGGGACTTCAGCACTGGGGCTGATGCCATTGTTACCATGACACGAGGTGCAGTTGGCAGAGAAGGCCTCGCCTGCTGCGATATCAGCAGCATTGGTCTGGCCGGCAATCAATAGGGCAACTGCAATTGTAAGCCACTGTTTTTTTATAAGCATGGTCTCTCTCTTTTCATATTCATAATACACAATAAGTTCAGGGTAATGCTATTTTATGGCGTGGCTAGCTTGCCAACACTCCGCCACTTATCACTTAGCCCGAACAATTTGTAAATTATACACAATTTCACTTGCCCGTTGCTGCCATGAGGGAATATTTCCTCCATCATCACTGATGCAGGGCTTTTGGGTCATTGTTCTGTGAAACCAGTCTCCTGAGCGATCTTGGTACAAGTTGATGGGATATTCGGGCTGGTTGCAAGGCTATTTAAGTGTTTTTGTGAGTTCAGCCGCCAAAATCAGGACTCAATGGTGGTGGTTCATTTCAGGTGCGGCATCGACCGGGTGCTGGTCACCATGATGCGGGTGAGGATGTTCTACAGGTTGAGGCATCACATGCTCAGCATGCGGCTGCGAGGTGTTGCTCGTTGCATGGTTATGGTCACCGTGAAGTAGATTGCGGCTGGCGGTGAAGATAGCCAGAATGATCAGCGCAACCGCGGCCACTTTTAAGAGTGTGCCGCGTAGTTGTGGTGTAAGGGTGCGCATTAAATAGGGCGTGAACAGCATGGCGGGGATTGTACCGGCCCCGAATGCCAGCATGACCAGTGCGCCTTCGAGTGGTGAGTTGGCTGTTAGGCTAAGTGCTAAGCCGGCATAGACGAGGCCGCAAGGTAGCAAACCGTTGAGCATGCCCACCATTAGCCAGGGGGGAAGCTTGTCCTGTTCGTTCGCCTGTTTGCTCCAGCGGCTGAGGCCAGTTACTCGCATTATTGTGCCGGTGAAGCGGCTGAGTGGGTCAGGCATCCAGCCACCCAGGTTTAAGGCAAACAGCACCATGATTGCAGCGGCAAAATAGCCTAGCCAAACCTGAGTGGATTGCAGATTATTTTCACCGTGCAGGTTGATGCCAATGGCTGCAATCATCGCACCCAATAGCATATAGCTGCTAACGCGTGCCAGCTGATAGCTAATAAGACCGGGCCACCACACTTTTTCACGACTCATCGTGATAGCGGTTACCAGGCCACCGCACATGCCAATGCAGTGAAGGCTGCCTAGCAAGCCAATAGTGAAGGCGCTTACCAGCAGTACTTCCATCAAAGTGCCTCGTTGTTAAGTTTTTGTGGGTGAGTGTTGTCGCTCACCAGATCTTTTTCATCGATATCTAGAGAGTCTAATACCAGGGAAAATTTTCCGGGCTCTACAAACTGCAACAGTGCTTCGCCGCTTCGATCAAGAATGACATCCAGTCCTATCTTGGGGTAGAGGAAGTGAACAATCTCCCCGCGCACATGAACCAGCGCCGGCTCACCGAATTTATTGCTGATATCTTCCGGCCCCAGACTGACGCGTGGAATTGAGGTCAAGGTAATTACCGGCATGGTGTTAACCATCGACTGCTGTTTATCGTCAATTTCCAGTTTGATATTGCCAGAGGGAAACGCGATGGGGCCGTGGGCCTTGTAGCGAATCTGCTCTAGCTGTGGTTCTGTGGAGTAGAGCCCGAGCAACATTTTGCTGTTATCCGGCATGCTGGGGAAGAAGGCCTCAACATTGTGTTCGGGGACTAGGTCATTGCCTTGTTCATCTTTTTCCGGAGGCATGATGAAAAGAGCCCGCTTAGCGCGACTTCCTAATATTATTTCTGCCTCACTCAAGGTTGTTTTCCCCAAGACAATGCCAAATACAGTCATTTCGCCCTGCTCACTCTCACCGATGATGGCCGCTTGGGTTATCTCTTGTTTATCGCCGCCAGAGGGCCACAGGGTGTAGACGACGAGTATGGCAAGGGCGAGATATAATATTTTTATTTTAGTGCTCATAGCGTGGGTATCTTTCATCTAGCTGATAATTTGCGCTATTGTACATTAAGAGCGCGCCGAATAAGAGATGATTATTTTACGCTGAAATGAAATTCAGTCAGGCCTTATTCAGGAGCGCTTTAAGCCCAAACATCATCAGGAACTTATTGTGCACTTTCGTCACCATAAAATTTTGTTAGTTATTTTGTTGCTGGTAGAGTTGTTGCTGGCGGCTAATATTGAAATCGAACGTATGCATCGCTTGAATTTGGCGATGGGTGTTGTCTATTTTGGTGTGGTGTTCTGGTTTATCTTTGGTGAGCGGCAGTGGTGGCCCTATCTGCTTGCGGGCGTCACCTATATTGTCTACATCGTAAGCTATCGCCTGTTATCCGTCTTTGACCTTACTTTTGATCGTGTCAGTTACCACCTCTATTTAGCGCTACTGTGGGGGAGTATCTGGCTTATTCACACTTTTGTTGAGCGAAACATGGGTCCACCTGTCGCGCCGCCGCAAAAAGACCACTCCAAACGGCTCACTCTAGATGATGATAAGGATGATGACCCTTATTAACTCGATTTTTTTGTAAAATATTGCCTCAAATGATTACTGCCTGCTCTCCTCAGCCCCAAAAAAATACCACTCACAGCAACATGCGGCCACTGGCCGGATAGACGCTGCCATCCTTAATTTTCTCAGATAATCTCTCTACAACCTTACCGAAGTTTCAATTTTTATATTTTATAAACAAGAGGAAGGATAGTGATGAAAGAACTATTAGCCAATCGTGTTGGGCGCATTGTCAGTGGCAGCCTTAATGCACTTATAGATGCTGTTGAAAATGCAGCGCCTGAAGCCGTGATGCAGGAATCCATTCGTGAAATTGACAGTGCGATTGATGAAGTCCGAGCCGAACTGGGGCGTACCGTTGCGAGCAAACACTTGGCAAACAGCCGCCTCGTGGAAGAGCACCGAAAACATGCAGCGCTCGCAGAAAAAATAGCACTTGCGGTAAATGAAGCTTGTGATGACCTGGCAGAAGTGGCGATTGCTAGCCAGCTGGATATCGAAGCGCAGATTCCAGTACTGGAAGGGACCATAGCCGAACGCAGCACCCAGGAAAAAGAGCTGGAAAGCTACATCGCAGCATTGCAAGCAAAAAAGCGTGAAATGCAGGCTGAACTCAAGCAGTTTCGTGTCATGCAACAGCAAGCAGATGCCGTTGGAACGGCGGGCAAAGCGACGGCAACAGAGAGCCGCATTGAAAAAAACGTTGAAAAAGCAAGCGCTGCTTTTAGTCGCGTCATGGAAAGTAGCACGGGCCTTTCAAACGGGCCTGCTGCACATTCACATCATGCCGCACAACTGGCAGAGCTGGACAAGATGGCGCACAAGAATCGAGTACAAGAAAGACTTGCGGCCATTAAAAAAAACAACCCCGCTGACAGTAGATAAATCTGATGATTGAATTTTTGACAGAGACCGGAAATATACCTTTTAGCGTGGCATTAGCGCTGATGATCGGTATTACGGTACTGGAAGGTGTCGCTCTGTTGATCGGTTTTGCACTGTTCAGCACCATAGGCCCGTTGTTGCCCGGTGTTAATGTTGATGTGAAAACATCTTCATTCTCGTCACGAACGTTGGGTTGGTTGCGTATCGGCCAAGTACCTTTACTCATGTTGTTAGTGGTTTTTCTCACAGCCTTTGGCTTGATTGGATTAACGCTACAGTCATTTGCACAAAGCATGACGGGCTCGCTATTACCGGCTGCATTGATCTCAATACCGGCTTTGCTGCTTAGCTTGCCCATCGTCCGTGTTTTGGGTGGCGCGCTGCATAAAATGATACCGAGGGATGAAACGGACGCCGTAACCGAAGAGAGCCTAGTAGGGCGTATTGCCACCATTACACTGGGCACCGCATTCGTTGATAAGCCAGCTGAGGCGAAAGTCAGGGACCTACACGGCACCACCCATTACGTGATGGTTGAGCCGGATGCCAAAGGAAAATTGTTTACCTCAAGCCACTCAATTTTGTTGGTGCGTAAAGAGGGTGCAATCTTTAAAGCGATTGAAAATACCAACCCTGCATTAATTGATCACGATATAGCTTGAAAGTATATCGAAAAATAAGGAGTCACATCGATGGATAATTTAACGACTATTGCGTGGTACGTGGGCAGCATACTCATCATGCTACTGTTGCTGGGGATGATGTTTTCACGCATGTACAGGCGCGCATCGAAAGAAATTTCTTTTGTAAGAACGGGCTTTGGAGGACAAAAAGTAATACTCAACGGCGGCGCACTGGTTATTCCAGTATTGCATGAAATTATCCCGGTCAATATGAATACGTTACGCCTGGAAGTTCGACGATCTAGTGAGCACGCATTGATTACACGAGACCGTATGCGAGTCGATGTCACGGCGGAATTCTATCTTCGCGTAAAACCGTCTCAAGACTCCATTGCGAATGCAGCGCAAACACTCGGTATGCGCACCATGAATCCGACGCAGCTAAAAGAGTTGATTGAAGGAGAATTTGTCGATGCATTACGTGCTGTAGCCGCTGAAATGGCGATGACAGAACTGCATGAGCAACGAGTCGATTTTGTGCAAAAAGTACAGCAAATTGTCTCAGAAGACCTGTTGAAAAATGGCCTGGAGCTGGAGTCGGTATCGCTCACGGGACTCGATCAGACAAAAAGAGAGTTCTTTAATCCAGACAATGCGTTTGACGCAGAAGGCCTGACTCGGCTGACTGAAGAGATTGAAACACGCCGTAAAGTGCGCAACGACATTGAACAGGATACCAACGTCGCTATCGCAAAAAAAGATTTGCAAGCCGAGCGTCAGCGCCTCGAAATACAGCGTGAGGTTGAATACGCGCAGCTTGAACAGCAACGTGAAGTAGAAGTGCGTCGTGCCGCTCAAGCGGCAGAAATCACCAGCGAGCAGGCAAGCAAACATCGAGAAGCTCAGGAAGCCGAAATCACGGCCCAACAGAAGGTTGATACGGCAAATATTATTGCTGAGCGAATCGTCGAAGAAGAGCGCATTGTAAAAGAACGACAAATTAAGGAGCAAGACATCAACCGGGAAAAGGCCATTGAAACTGCGGAAATCGAACGTCGCAAAACCGTTGAGTTGGCAGAGCAGGACAAAGCCATCGCTGTTGCGGAAAAATCCAAATCACAATCAGAAGCTCAGGCTGAAGCAGATCGTGCGCGCCAAAAGTCGATGAAAGAGTCCGAGATCATTCAGACCGTACGTGAGACAGAAATTGCCGAACGAGCTAAAGAAGTTGAGTTGGTCAAAGCACGGGAAAATGCAGAGCGTCAGGCCATTAGTATCA
It includes:
- a CDS encoding roadblock/LC7 domain-containing protein, with product MSKQDELNKITKELRMNVPDISGVMIASDEGLSIATDFAEEDAVRVAAVSAAASGLGNRISQNATLGEPEEVMVKGRDGLLLIYLAGDNSVLAVRAPSRGNLGLVRLEASSAAQEVRKVLG
- a CDS encoding c-type cytochrome, whose amino-acid sequence is MLIKKQWLTIAVALLIAGQTNAADIAAGEAFSANCTSCHGNNGISPSAEVPNLAGQLPDYIVKRVNSFRDARQGDSLMHGLANLLNNPQDIENVAAYYGSLPRARYRSSNKSLIEAGKKVYFSSYNCSMCHGSDGMGEAPTEGATSPMVVGQSKRYIVKALYDFRTSKRTSNEGYMMNLILPSVSEESIDAVAEYLSSQ
- a CDS encoding flotillin family protein, giving the protein MDNLTTIAWYVGSILIMLLLLGMMFSRMYRRASKEISFVRTGFGGQKVILNGGALVIPVLHEIIPVNMNTLRLEVRRSSEHALITRDRMRVDVTAEFYLRVKPSQDSIANAAQTLGMRTMNPTQLKELIEGEFVDALRAVAAEMAMTELHEQRVDFVQKVQQIVSEDLLKNGLELESVSLTGLDQTKREFFNPDNAFDAEGLTRLTEEIETRRKVRNDIEQDTNVAIAKKDLQAERQRLEIQREVEYAQLEQQREVEVRRAAQAAEITSEQASKHREAQEAEITAQQKVDTANIIAERIVEEERIVKERQIKEQDINREKAIETAEIERRKTVELAEQDKAIAVAEKSKSQSEAQAEADRARQKSMKESEIIQTVRETEIAERAKEVELVKARENAERQAISITFAAEAQKQAAQDQAESIRILANAEAEKQRIEAVGEAEAIKLRADADIQRYSVEATGKQAINKASNTLSPEQIAMKIKLELLEKLPDIIRESVKPMEQIDGIKIIQVGGLNVGSDSVADGVSNCGGNSGNLADQVVNSALRYRGQAPLIDSLLSEIGLKGGDINGLTECVQSDLGDEPVGSV
- a CDS encoding protoglobin domain-containing protein, which gives rise to MTNEIIEQIPECVRFNDEDAQALIRNKDVLLTLEDGLVDGFYNAVYSYSVTRAVFTDNERAAREQTLRDWYRRTLNGPFDDAYWQWQTFVGLVHIKRKVNNAMVSGMWGWILTYLSSNALEHLGENEAKAVIKALHSLQAAVMALISESYQRNMFVAVDKASGIKEALLMRLVNIEIDGMLDDARSNGTG
- a CDS encoding YqiJ family protein, whose product is MIEFLTETGNIPFSVALALMIGITVLEGVALLIGFALFSTIGPLLPGVNVDVKTSSFSSRTLGWLRIGQVPLLMLLVVFLTAFGLIGLTLQSFAQSMTGSLLPAALISIPALLLSLPIVRVLGGALHKMIPRDETDAVTEESLVGRIATITLGTAFVDKPAEAKVRDLHGTTHYVMVEPDAKGKLFTSSHSILLVRKEGAIFKAIENTNPALIDHDIA
- a CDS encoding roadblock/LC7 domain-containing protein, with the translated sequence MSDYQLADDLYLYPTPAGAFHAVSSAEDDHTRDLLRHILSFQSCPKAEINKLCEWLRVDDEQQALALLHQAQTMSWVHGLKEAKEIHDAGIGQEMAALIPQLSSIGKGLLVDDNGFSLARSGVDDPTAEALSALTADLLSVQDRHAKRMEKCLGVTTQAWGAIDAFGASRIGVWPLYVGDYRFSLVLLGVPQLNRQEFVALVWSLMKRYGGESKER
- a CDS encoding sulfite exporter TauE/SafE family protein; protein product: MEVLLVSAFTIGLLGSLHCIGMCGGLVTAITMSREKVWWPGLISYQLARVSSYMLLGAMIAAIGINLHGENNLQSTQVWLGYFAAAIMVLFALNLGGWMPDPLSRFTGTIMRVTGLSRWSKQANEQDKLPPWLMVGMLNGLLPCGLVYAGLALSLTANSPLEGALVMLAFGAGTIPAMLFTPYLMRTLTPQLRGTLLKVAAVALIILAIFTASRNLLHGDHNHATSNTSQPHAEHVMPQPVEHPHPHHGDQHPVDAAPEMNHHH
- a CDS encoding PspA/IM30 family protein, which produces MKELLANRVGRIVSGSLNALIDAVENAAPEAVMQESIREIDSAIDEVRAELGRTVASKHLANSRLVEEHRKHAALAEKIALAVNEACDDLAEVAIASQLDIEAQIPVLEGTIAERSTQEKELESYIAALQAKKREMQAELKQFRVMQQQADAVGTAGKATATESRIEKNVEKASAAFSRVMESSTGLSNGPAAHSHHAAQLAELDKMAHKNRVQERLAAIKKNNPADSR